In Argiope bruennichi chromosome 4, qqArgBrue1.1, whole genome shotgun sequence, the sequence CTTAGAGCTTTGAACCACTTAATCGACAATGCAACGAGTCTATAgtctatttaattacattttctttgcCTATAAGTTTAAACATAAGCATATAaaccataaaattttcttttacaatataataaGTACAGTAGGTCTGATtatcacaaataaatataattttactattaaattagtttttaattagcaTCGATCATAACATAACATTAGTCATACATAAGTCATACATAACATTAGAACTTTTTCAATAACTTCagtcaattataaaattttaatatccgcACCTGTGCTAAATCTATCGTTCGAAATTTCTTTggatttcttgtatttttacaTGATTAAATAACTGATAATCATTAGATATCCATATATAAAAACAGtgttataattaaactattttttaaatgatttgttagatttttaaatattaaaactactgaattattgattttaatgtttaattataaaagtcaCAAAATCTGCAGATACTATCGATCTTAATTTTGGCAATCTAAAGCTGAATATACCATCGGCCACATGTGTTTGTTATTTAATAGTTTGTGAGACATGCGTCATACACTTTTTGAAGCCACTTTTTCACGAAATGCAGAAGCaataaatgaagatataaaaGATGCTCTCGACTATATgatgtaaattattcaataagaacaaataaattaaacaatgagattttttaaataagtgtatTTTTGTAAGAGTCTTAAGAGTCTCTGTTTTGGCTGGGTGCTTCCAATTCCTTTTCAGCTCTTCTCAAAATGTTCATGCCATCCTTTTTCATTCTCATTTCTAAGAATCGAACACTGAAACACGAAACTCTAAATTTCTTCTTAGTATACAGATTTGATGAAGAAAAATcgaaacttttaaattgaaattcaaggTCAATCTGTCAATTACGCTTGGTTGTAATAGAATGAATCAATGTAGCCTAAAATTTGCTCATCAAGTAAATGAACTTAATCATTGGTGCAAAATCCATGCACCGTTTTATCATCGGGTTCGTAACTAGTTGGTTGCTGTTTGTTTGCCTGTGTTTCAAATTTACTGTCTAATCATATCATCCCTTCTCTATTATCGTTAAGGGAAAATAAAGAAGGCATCTTCTAATTGGATTGATGGTCAGAATGTCAGGCGTGAGTGGTGGCAACAATCGTGTTATATATAAATCCCTTTTCTAAGATTCTAAGTGTTGCTTCAATAGAACCAGCCATCAGTGGAATCATATCTAAAGGATGTTGATTTATTTCCAGAGCTGCCTAATAATTCCGATATTGATTTTGTCATTTGACTTTCAAAAATACGTTCTATGGCCACTTGGGATAAAGCTTTAAATCTTTATTTGCCTACCATTTGTGAGCCTGTTTTTACTTGGGAAGTTCACTGCATTaagaattataattgaaaaacagATATTCTATGTTCCGTATGTAAGtattgtgtaaaaatatattattttcttcacaattataaaattaaaagctatatCTCATTAATGAAATAAGGGAAGAAGCAGAATAAACCAATAAACGACTATATATCAcctatttttccatttttaatgaatctcttCAATCTTGCTGCATAACAGCAAAAATCTgaccatttcaaataaaaaaaaccccattaaaCCATCATCATTTGTCTCTATGATTTAAAAGTCTAAGTTAACGAAAAAGTATATCAAATAACAATAAATCTCTATACAGTTCATACGTCGTTGCCACAGAAGTTAgattatattttgattgaataatttagaatgatAATTTGTTAAATACCTGATGTTAATTCATTGACCATAGCTTTTTATTACTGGACCAGAAACCTACAATTAACAGTCAGTATATACACTATAAACACTTCAAAAATACAGATAATAGTCAGTTCAATACAGTATCTATGAAACTCAAATAAGATACTGATAAAAGATTATCAGGCGATTACTGATTAGATTCGATATAAGTTAtagattatattttgattaaataatttatagtaataatttgttaaaaatctgatattaatCCATTGGCCATCCCTTCTTATTACTGGGCCTGAAACCATCAAATAACACTCAATATATTCACTATAAACAGTTCAAAAATACAGATAGTAGTCAGTTCAATACAGTCTCTATGAAACTCAAACTAGATACTGATAAAAGATTAATACGTATGCACCTTTCCTATAATCGTCCTGTATCTTATAATTGGATGCATTTTCAATAATACTCGTACAAGATTCGATGGTTCACATGATCAAACATTTccctttcattttttctttcctgAATTGGGCAAGAGTTCGTCTCTCGCTCTGTAGGCTCACGTTCCTCGATTTTTCCATGTTTAATAGTTCTTGGAACATTTCTTTCACGTTGGTGTTGTTCTTCGCTGAGGTTTCCATAAAGTTGCAATTCCATTTGTGGGACTGGTTCATTCCATCTTGGTAAGAGATTTCTCTGTTTTCCTCTTCATCATTTTTGTTTCCAACCAGCATCATGGGTATACCTTCCAAATTACcctaaaaaaaacatattttttgtttgttattaaagGGTATAAAGTTTTAGAAGCCGGCaccctgacataggggtagcgcatcttccccgtgatctgggcgtcccgggttcgaatcccggttcgggcatggttgttcttaatctgtgttttatctgtgaggtgtgtgaatgcgcccccctgtaaaaaggggtcgtgcaagcgaatgtgtgaatttcatcttcatatgagctagaagtcagacttctgccctcgggtgctcaggggtctttaccctcagaagctatcgtaccccctttccgtggtaacgcgaacacgacatcatcatcatcaaagttttagaaatatttgcgAATAATTGTTTCGGGTTTTATACGTATGTTGTTTCATTTTCGTTTCGGATTAACTGTTGGTTCAGTTTAGGTCAGTATATTAGCTCTGTTTCGCTTTATCTTAGGTTTTAATAATGCCAACAACTCACaaacaatattcaaaaaaattataaatgagtgaaaaaaaaattattcatggcgataattttttagaaatatttgtgaataattgTTTCAGGTTTTGTACATGtattatttcgtttttgttttggATTAATTGTTGGTTTAGTTTGGGTTGGTAATTACTGTACATCATCATAAGTTCTAGGTTGTAAATGCTAATGATTTACAAAGAATATTAATGAACTTAATTCAGGGAAAAAGATATTCGTGGTAATGATTGTACAATGCATTTTGCAATTCCAAAACACAATCAACAGAATCAATACTTCATTTTCTTTCCCTTATTCGCAATACACTTATTTTCAATtcccatttaatattattaaatttaaattatacattttatttttatctaccgATAACTTGCTAAAATGTTGATAACTGCATTGATGTGGAATATTTCCCATCTGAAACTTAACAGTGATCATCGGGTTGGCATGAAGAAATTAAGTTCGAACAATAAGTAAGAAAATTCGAACACCATTTTGCTGCTCGTAACTCTACAGAGATACTGCAAAAAAGTGTACAAGAAGACGtgtattagttaataaattttaaaataccttgtacaaatttatgttcattttaaaatattataactgctTTACTCTACAtctttatatacaattatttatggtCAAATCTGAGAAAGTTTACAaactatacaaataaatttacctaaaattatctttaaaattttttagtcaaCTTCAATTAAACGAATATCctctttaaagtttattttaattactaaatttatcatttactttgaaaatgctttttgaaataatttatttaataatgattttaatattgcCTTGTGAGCATATTTAgtctcaatattttattatatataaatttgtatttatttaaattttatgtatttgaaattttagtattaaCTTTCTTTAATAGTAGTGCCTCAGGGCACCCTCACCTCAGCAGCCCTTGTCAATTGCCTAGTTTTCCTAGTCAGAAGTCTGCTGATGTTCGATCCAGATAAATGGTTACATACATAATTTTCTGCagttgctattaaaaaaaaaattctgaatgcgagttatttttctttaaataattaatatttcaattacattCTCAAATGTGGCACTAAAACGTTTATcgcttttaacaaaaatttctaaaacttttttttaagaaatcgaaaattgaaaactaaaagcaagcatctattttaatataaaacttgaaaCTTTGATTTTTCCAATGGATAATTTACTTGGAGTTTCTTATAGGCCATCGgcatattttaatcgattttttttttcattttcttgtttataaaacattatttttcagttcAGATAACTATGTCATTTATATGCATATGCTTGATGAGGGGAAAACacgttttcatatattttaacatcCATGAACCTGAAGTatttattctaacaaaaattatttattaaagtggGTACATCTTAATTACTAGTGGGTACTGCTTTTCATTACTAGAAAGAAAAGCAGTTTTAGGAACAAAGTTTTCGATGAGGAACTCTtccttttattaacattaaagtagatttttaactgtgaatctataaatattttagtcatttttgaGCTGACGTCCAATTTGTAATCACCAGAGCTGACTCATATAGGgattcacttttttctttaacatttacaATTGTAACAAAGAAGGGTGGAATtgattatttgaacatttttatgaatgagAAAGATAATTACTTTGACTTCTTTGATAAGAGCGTAGATTGGGGCGAGCTCCTCTAGACTTTGCTTGCTAGTGATGGAGTAAACAAGAATGAAAGCATGCCCCTTACTGATGTTCAGTCTCTGCATTGCAGGAAACTGGTGACTTCCTGTAGTATCCGTGATTTGAAGTGTGTAAATGTTCCGGTTGCACGTTATTACCTGCAAAGAAAGTCATTGTcaatacaataatatttgaagTTGCAGTTATAA encodes:
- the LOC129965877 gene encoding GTP-binding protein Di-Ras2-like encodes the protein MPEQSNDYRVVVFGAGGVGKSSLVLRFVKGSFCEMYIPTVEDTYRQVITCNRNIYTLQITDTTGSHQFPAMQRLNISKGHAFILVYSITSKQSLEELAPIYALIKEVKGNLEGIPMMLVGNKNDEEENREISYQDGMNQSHKWNCNFMETSAKNNTNVKEMFQELLNMEKSRNVSLQSERRTLAQFRKEKMKGKCLIM